Proteins encoded by one window of Bradyrhizobium sp. B097:
- a CDS encoding CaiB/BaiF CoA-transferase family protein → MNTPAATGAMTGLRVIDLTRVLGGPYCTQILADHGADVIKVEPPAGDEVRDWGPPFHEEDAAYFVGINRNKRSIGLDLASEGGRAVLMKMLETADVLIENFKPGTLDKWGIGNDVLRAKFPRLVHCRISGFGADGPRGGNPGYDAIIQAMTGMIAATGSPESGPMRIGVPLVDITTGLYAAIGILMALSERQRSGLGQFIETTLYETGLAIMHPHTANYFMHGKPPQLTGNEHPNLVPYAIFPTKTDNIFIGVGNDGTFRKLAKEIGKPELGTDPRFARNKDRIANRDALRAELAAVFSQHEAEPLCNRLLAAGLPAGPVQKIDQALTNPHTIHRGDVIEKDWYKGVASPIRLERTKPSLRRTPPKFSQHAAEVLGEFGYSRDEINSLVDKGVVCGPQRKR, encoded by the coding sequence ATGAATACCCCAGCAGCTACGGGCGCGATGACCGGACTGCGCGTGATCGATCTGACGCGCGTGCTCGGCGGCCCGTATTGCACCCAGATCCTTGCCGACCACGGCGCCGACGTGATCAAGGTCGAGCCGCCCGCCGGCGACGAGGTGCGCGACTGGGGCCCTCCCTTCCATGAGGAAGACGCGGCCTATTTCGTCGGCATCAACCGCAACAAGCGCTCGATCGGCCTCGACCTCGCCTCCGAGGGTGGACGCGCAGTGCTGATGAAGATGCTCGAGACCGCCGACGTGCTGATCGAGAACTTCAAGCCGGGCACGCTCGACAAATGGGGCATCGGCAACGACGTACTGCGTGCGAAATTTCCGCGCCTCGTGCATTGCCGGATCTCCGGCTTCGGCGCCGACGGCCCGCGCGGCGGCAATCCCGGCTATGACGCGATCATCCAGGCGATGACCGGCATGATCGCGGCGACCGGCTCGCCGGAGAGCGGCCCGATGCGCATCGGCGTGCCGCTGGTCGACATCACGACCGGGCTCTATGCGGCGATCGGCATCCTGATGGCGCTGTCGGAGCGGCAGCGCTCGGGGCTCGGCCAGTTCATCGAGACCACGCTGTACGAGACCGGGCTTGCGATCATGCATCCGCATACCGCGAACTATTTCATGCATGGCAAGCCGCCACAGCTCACCGGCAACGAGCACCCGAACCTCGTTCCCTACGCGATCTTCCCGACCAAGACCGACAACATCTTCATCGGCGTCGGCAATGACGGCACCTTCCGGAAGCTCGCCAAGGAAATCGGCAAGCCGGAGCTCGGCACCGATCCGCGCTTTGCCCGCAACAAGGACCGCATCGCCAACCGCGATGCGCTGCGCGCCGAGCTTGCCGCGGTGTTCAGCCAGCACGAGGCCGAGCCGCTGTGCAACCGGCTGCTCGCTGCCGGCCTGCCGGCTGGCCCCGTGCAGAAGATCGACCAGGCGCTGACCAACCCGCACACGATCCATCGCGGCGACGTCATCGAGAAGGATTGGTACAAGGGCGTCGCCTCGCCGATCCGCCTCGAACGCACCAAGCCGAGCCTGCGCCGCACGCCACCGAAGTTCAGCCAGCACGCTGCGGAGGTGCTCGGCGAGTTCGGCTACTCCAGGGACGAGATCAACAGCCTGGTCGACAAGGGCGTGGTCTGCGGTCCCCAGCGCAAGCGCTAA
- the ugpB gene encoding sn-glycerol-3-phosphate ABC transporter substrate-binding protein UgpB translates to MIFRRLGAAAAAAATLVFASPAFAVTEIQWWHAMTGANNDVIVKLANDFNTSQSDYKVIPTYKGGYADTMNAGIAAFRAGNAPHIMQVFEVGTATMMAATGAVKPVYKLMADAGEKFDPSVYLPAITGYYSTSKGEMLSFPFNSSSTVMWVNLDALKKANIAEIPKTWPQVFEDAKKLKAAGYTTCGFSGSWVTWVNLEQLSAWHNVPLASKANGLDGFDTVLEFNGPLQVKHLENLVELQKDKTYDYAGRTNTGEGRFTAGECPIYLTSSAFFGNVKAQAKFNFTAAPMPYYPDAKGAPQNSIIGGASLWVMGGKSAEEYKGVAKFLTFLSDTDRQIWIHKASGYLPITKAAYAKAKEEGFYKDQPYLETPLLELTNKEPTENSRGLRLGNMVQLRDMWSEEIEQALAGKKTAKQALDSAVERGNQMLRQFEKTAVH, encoded by the coding sequence ATGATTTTCAGACGACTCGGCGCTGCTGCGGCAGCCGCTGCCACGCTTGTATTCGCGTCGCCTGCGTTTGCAGTGACGGAAATTCAGTGGTGGCACGCGATGACCGGCGCCAACAACGATGTCATCGTCAAGCTGGCCAACGACTTCAACACCTCGCAGTCCGACTACAAGGTGATCCCGACCTACAAGGGCGGCTACGCCGACACCATGAACGCCGGCATCGCCGCGTTCCGCGCCGGCAACGCGCCGCACATCATGCAGGTGTTCGAGGTCGGCACCGCGACGATGATGGCCGCCACCGGCGCCGTCAAACCGGTCTACAAGCTGATGGCCGACGCCGGCGAGAAGTTCGATCCGAGCGTCTATCTGCCTGCGATCACCGGCTATTACTCGACCTCGAAGGGCGAGATGCTGTCGTTCCCCTTCAACTCGTCGTCGACCGTGATGTGGGTCAATCTCGATGCGCTGAAGAAGGCCAACATCGCGGAGATCCCGAAGACCTGGCCGCAAGTGTTCGAGGACGCCAAGAAACTGAAGGCGGCCGGCTACACCACCTGCGGCTTCTCCGGCTCGTGGGTCACCTGGGTCAATCTCGAGCAGCTCTCGGCCTGGCACAACGTGCCGCTCGCCAGCAAGGCCAACGGCCTCGACGGCTTCGACACCGTGCTCGAATTCAACGGCCCGCTGCAGGTCAAGCATCTCGAGAACCTGGTCGAGCTGCAGAAGGACAAGACCTACGACTACGCCGGCCGCACCAACACCGGCGAAGGCCGCTTCACCGCGGGCGAGTGCCCGATCTACCTGACCTCGTCGGCCTTCTTCGGCAACGTCAAGGCGCAGGCCAAGTTCAACTTCACCGCCGCGCCGATGCCGTATTATCCCGACGCCAAGGGCGCACCGCAGAACTCGATCATCGGCGGCGCCTCGCTCTGGGTGATGGGCGGCAAGTCGGCTGAGGAATACAAGGGCGTGGCCAAGTTCCTGACCTTCCTCTCGGATACCGACCGCCAGATCTGGATCCACAAGGCCTCGGGCTATCTGCCGATCACCAAGGCCGCCTACGCCAAGGCTAAGGAAGAGGGCTTCTACAAGGACCAGCCCTATCTGGAGACCCCGCTGCTCGAACTCACCAACAAGGAGCCGACCGAGAATTCCCGCGGTCTGCGCCTCGGCAACATGGTGCAGCTCCGCGACATGTGGTCGGAGGAGATCGAGCAGGCGCTGGCCGGCAAGAAGACCGCCAAGCAGGCGCTGGACTCGGCCGTCGAGCGCGGCAACCAGATGCTGCGGCAATTTGAAAAGACCGCCGTCCACTGA
- the ugpA gene encoding sn-glycerol-3-phosphate ABC transporter permease UgpA, which produces MQKQAIFQSKLLPYALVAPQLAIVLIFFYWPAAQAVIQSFLLQDAFGLSTTFVWFENYLELFKDPAYFAAIVRTFAFSLAIAVSSLSFALLLAVMADKPLRGSTLYRTLLIWPYAVAPPVVGVLWVFMLHPSLGVLSRYLRAMGVDWNPLLDGDQAAALIILAAAWKQISYNFLFFLAGLQSIPKSVIEAAAIDGARPMRRFWTVIFPLLSPTIFFLLVINIVYAFFDTFGIIDTMTRGGPGKATETLVYKVYTDGLLGGNLGSSAAQSVILMVIVVVLTGIQFRFVERKVTY; this is translated from the coding sequence ATGCAAAAGCAAGCGATTTTCCAGTCAAAGCTGTTGCCTTACGCGCTGGTTGCCCCGCAACTCGCGATCGTTCTGATTTTTTTCTACTGGCCGGCCGCGCAGGCGGTGATCCAATCCTTCCTGCTGCAGGACGCTTTCGGCCTTTCGACCACCTTCGTGTGGTTCGAGAACTATCTCGAATTGTTCAAGGACCCGGCCTATTTCGCGGCGATCGTCCGAACCTTCGCGTTCTCGCTTGCGATCGCGGTCTCCTCGCTGTCGTTCGCGCTGCTGCTCGCGGTGATGGCCGACAAGCCGCTGCGCGGCTCGACGCTCTACCGCACGCTGCTGATCTGGCCCTACGCGGTCGCACCGCCGGTGGTCGGCGTGCTCTGGGTGTTCATGCTGCATCCCTCGCTCGGCGTGCTGTCGCGCTATCTGCGCGCCATGGGCGTTGACTGGAATCCATTGCTCGACGGCGACCAGGCTGCAGCCCTGATCATCCTCGCCGCGGCCTGGAAGCAGATCTCCTACAATTTCCTGTTCTTCCTCGCCGGGCTGCAGAGCATCCCGAAGAGCGTGATCGAGGCCGCCGCGATCGACGGCGCCCGCCCGATGCGGCGGTTCTGGACCGTGATCTTCCCGCTGCTGTCGCCGACCATCTTCTTCCTGTTGGTGATCAACATCGTCTACGCCTTCTTCGACACCTTCGGCATCATCGACACGATGACTCGCGGCGGCCCCGGCAAGGCGACTGAGACGCTAGTCTACAAGGTCTATACGGATGGCCTGCTCGGCGGCAATCTCGGCTCCTCCGCAGCACAGTCGGTCATCCTGATGGTCATCGTCGTCGTGCTGACGGGAATTCAGTTCCGCTTCGTCGAACGCAAGGTGACCTACTGA
- the ugpE gene encoding sn-glycerol-3-phosphate ABC transporter permease UgpE has product MVEEEGFQRYLAHAILWIGIAIVAFPVYLAIVASTQDNAVIANGQMSLLPGGHFFETYYQTLFVGTSGSTREPVLNMMLNSLIMALLIAVGKIAISIISAYAIVYFRFPFRMAIFWIIFITLMLPVEVRIYPTYKIVADLHLLDSYAGLSLPLIASATATLLFRQFFMTVPDELLEASRIDGAGPFRFFWDTLLPLSRTNMAALFVILFILGWNQYLWPLLITTRDDMQTIQVGIRKMITTTDALTEWPVVMATALLAMLPPVFVVVVMQKLFVRGLVETEK; this is encoded by the coding sequence ATGGTCGAGGAGGAAGGCTTTCAGCGCTATCTGGCTCACGCCATCCTGTGGATCGGGATCGCGATCGTCGCCTTCCCGGTCTATCTGGCGATCGTCGCCTCGACCCAGGACAATGCCGTCATCGCCAACGGCCAGATGTCGCTGTTGCCCGGCGGCCATTTTTTCGAGACCTACTACCAGACGCTGTTTGTCGGCACGAGCGGCTCGACCCGCGAGCCGGTGCTCAACATGATGCTGAACTCGCTGATCATGGCGCTGCTGATCGCGGTCGGCAAAATCGCGATCTCGATCATCTCGGCCTACGCGATCGTCTATTTCCGATTTCCGTTCCGGATGGCGATCTTCTGGATCATCTTCATCACCTTGATGCTGCCGGTCGAGGTGCGCATCTATCCGACCTACAAGATCGTCGCCGACCTGCATCTGCTCGACAGCTATGCCGGCCTGTCGCTGCCGCTGATCGCCTCGGCGACTGCGACGCTGCTGTTCCGGCAGTTCTTCATGACCGTGCCGGACGAGTTGCTGGAGGCCTCGCGCATCGACGGCGCGGGCCCGTTCCGCTTCTTCTGGGATACGCTGCTGCCGCTGTCGCGCACCAACATGGCCGCGTTGTTCGTGATCCTCTTCATCCTCGGCTGGAATCAGTATCTCTGGCCGCTTTTGATCACCACGCGCGACGACATGCAGACCATCCAGGTCGGCATCCGCAAGATGATCACCACGACCGATGCGCTGACCGAATGGCCCGTGGTGATGGCGACCGCACTGCTCGCGATGCTGCCGCCGGTGTTCGTCGTCGTCGTGATGCAGAAACTGTTCGTGCGCGGATTGGTGGAGACGGAAAAGTAA
- a CDS encoding sn-glycerol-3-phosphate import ATP-binding protein UgpC: protein MANVTLRSVRKTYPGGFEAIKGVDVDVGDGQFCVLVGPSGCGKSTLLRMVAGLETITGGEIDIGGRIVNQIEPADRDIAMVFQNYALYPHMSVYNNMAYGLRNRGMAEAEVKTRVEEAARVLELSPMLERKPRQLSGGQRQRVAMGRAIVRQPKVFLFDEPLSNLDAKLRIAMRVEIRKLQRRLNTTSIYVTHDQLEAMTLADILVVMNGGQVEQIGNPLDIYQKPATTFVASFIGAPPMNLMPLRSDELTSQIAGADGAGIVGIRPEDFVITGETASGGVALGLTVEAIEHVGAETFVYGSRQREERAIAANPGELPPGEVIVRVPGATGPAIGEQIRAVAPRDKLHLFTADGRKRVGP, encoded by the coding sequence ATGGCTAACGTCACGCTGCGCAGCGTCCGCAAGACCTATCCCGGCGGCTTCGAGGCCATCAAGGGCGTCGATGTCGACGTCGGCGACGGCCAGTTCTGCGTGCTGGTCGGGCCAAGCGGTTGCGGCAAGTCCACGCTGCTGCGCATGGTCGCGGGGCTCGAGACCATCACCGGCGGCGAGATCGACATCGGCGGCCGCATCGTCAACCAGATCGAGCCTGCCGATCGCGACATCGCGATGGTGTTCCAGAACTACGCGCTCTATCCGCATATGAGCGTCTACAACAACATGGCCTACGGCCTGCGCAACCGCGGCATGGCCGAAGCCGAGGTCAAGACCCGCGTCGAGGAAGCCGCGCGCGTCCTCGAGCTCTCGCCGATGCTGGAGCGCAAGCCGCGCCAGCTGTCCGGCGGCCAGCGCCAGCGCGTCGCGATGGGCCGCGCCATCGTGCGCCAGCCGAAAGTCTTCCTGTTCGACGAGCCGCTGTCGAACCTCGACGCCAAGCTGCGCATCGCGATGCGGGTCGAGATCCGCAAGCTGCAGCGCCGGCTCAACACCACCTCGATCTATGTCACCCACGACCAGCTCGAGGCGATGACGCTCGCCGACATCCTCGTGGTCATGAATGGCGGCCAGGTCGAGCAGATCGGCAATCCGCTGGATATCTATCAGAAGCCGGCGACCACCTTCGTCGCCTCCTTCATCGGCGCCCCGCCGATGAACCTGATGCCGCTGCGCTCGGACGAGCTGACCTCCCAGATCGCGGGCGCCGATGGCGCCGGCATCGTCGGCATCCGGCCGGAGGATTTCGTGATCACCGGCGAGACCGCCTCCGGCGGCGTCGCGCTCGGCCTGACGGTCGAGGCGATCGAGCACGTCGGCGCCGAGACCTTCGTCTACGGCAGCCGCCAGCGCGAGGAACGGGCCATCGCCGCCAATCCGGGCGAACTGCCGCCCGGCGAAGTGATCGTCCGGGTTCCCGGCGCCACGGGGCCTGCGATCGGCGAGCAGATCCGGGCGGTCGCGCCGCGCGACAAACTGCATCTTTTTACCGCTGACGGCCGCAAGCGCGTCGGCCCGTAA
- a CDS encoding Hsp20 family protein, with translation MSRVPSLSSPFLLGFDEIERALDRVVKGADGYPPYNIERCDRTNGQPERLRITLAVAGFTRDQLDVTIEENQLVIRGRQQDDKARQYIHRGIAARHFQRTFVLAEGMQVLGADLKNGLLSIDLARPEPERVVKTIAINEHE, from the coding sequence ATGTCTCGTGTTCCATCGTTGTCCAGTCCGTTCCTTCTGGGATTCGACGAGATCGAGCGTGCGCTCGACCGCGTCGTGAAGGGCGCTGACGGCTATCCTCCGTACAATATCGAGCGGTGCGACCGTACCAACGGACAGCCCGAGCGGCTCCGCATCACGTTGGCGGTGGCGGGCTTCACCCGCGACCAACTCGATGTAACTATTGAGGAAAATCAGCTCGTCATCCGCGGCCGCCAGCAGGACGACAAGGCTCGGCAATACATCCATCGCGGCATCGCCGCGCGCCACTTCCAGCGCACCTTCGTGCTGGCGGAGGGGATGCAGGTGCTGGGCGCGGATCTGAAGAACGGGTTGTTGTCGATCGACCTGGCGAGGCCAGAACCTGAACGGGTCGTTAAGACAATCGCTATCAATGAACACGAATAA
- a CDS encoding DUF1150 domain-containing protein, with protein MSEANIIFQSESVTPEALAHLGEGHIAYVKQVRSEDVPDLFPQAPKIAPGLKLFALHAADGTPIMLTDSREAAIANAWSNELQAVSVH; from the coding sequence ATGAGTGAAGCGAATATCATCTTCCAATCCGAGAGCGTCACGCCGGAAGCGCTGGCCCATCTGGGCGAGGGCCATATCGCCTATGTGAAGCAGGTCCGTTCCGAGGACGTGCCGGATCTCTTTCCGCAGGCGCCGAAGATCGCGCCGGGCCTCAAGCTGTTCGCACTGCATGCCGCCGACGGCACGCCGATCATGCTGACCGACAGCCGCGAAGCCGCGATCGCGAACGCCTGGAGCAACGAGCTGCAGGCCGTCAGCGTCCACTGA
- a CDS encoding MFS transporter: protein MTTLDIAVAPLPEAEHHAQLRRALIASTVGTTIEWYDFLLYSTVTGLVFGKLFFPKSDPLVGVLEAFAIYTVGFIARPIGAAIFGHYGDRIGRKATLIATLLLTGIATAAVGLVPTYDQIGIWGAVILTVIRFLQGVGVGGEWGGSVLLSMEWARTNKHRGFITSWPQLGGPAGLLLANIAVLAFSRISGDQFLVWGWRIPFLLSLVMIAVGLYIRLGIMETPTFRRIVAENRVARVPVIEVIKRQPRSIILAALARMAEQAPAYIYLAFVFAYGTQVVHQDRDFLLICLICAGLVSLVTIPLAGHLSDRIGRKRMYLIGSVLTGLFGFAYFGLLNTAAPALIFIAIVLSFVPHDLMYGPQAALIAECFTPRLRYSGSSIGYQLSSVISGGPAPLIATALLAATGSGYVIALYILFCAVVSIVATAMMPDYTNQDISEEHDRP from the coding sequence ATGACGACATTGGACATTGCAGTCGCCCCGCTCCCGGAAGCCGAGCATCATGCGCAATTGCGTCGCGCATTGATTGCCAGCACGGTAGGTACCACCATCGAATGGTACGACTTTCTACTCTACAGCACGGTAACCGGCCTGGTCTTCGGCAAGCTGTTCTTTCCCAAGTCCGATCCCCTGGTTGGCGTGCTGGAGGCATTCGCCATCTACACGGTGGGCTTCATCGCGCGGCCGATCGGTGCCGCGATCTTCGGCCACTATGGCGATCGCATCGGCCGCAAGGCGACGCTGATCGCCACGCTGCTGTTGACCGGGATCGCCACCGCGGCGGTCGGCCTCGTCCCCACCTATGACCAGATCGGCATCTGGGGTGCCGTCATCCTGACCGTCATCCGTTTCCTCCAAGGTGTCGGCGTCGGCGGTGAGTGGGGCGGCTCGGTGCTGCTCTCGATGGAGTGGGCGCGAACCAACAAGCATCGCGGCTTCATCACCTCGTGGCCGCAGCTCGGCGGTCCCGCCGGGTTGCTGCTGGCAAATATCGCGGTGCTGGCGTTCAGCCGAATCTCAGGCGACCAGTTCCTGGTCTGGGGCTGGCGCATCCCGTTCCTGCTCAGCCTCGTGATGATCGCGGTCGGGCTCTACATCCGGCTCGGCATCATGGAGACGCCGACGTTCCGGCGGATCGTGGCCGAGAATCGCGTCGCGCGAGTCCCGGTGATCGAGGTGATCAAGCGCCAGCCGCGGTCGATCATTCTCGCGGCGCTGGCGCGGATGGCCGAACAGGCGCCGGCCTACATCTATCTCGCCTTTGTGTTCGCCTACGGCACCCAGGTGGTCCATCAAGACCGCGACTTCCTGCTGATCTGCCTGATCTGTGCCGGCCTCGTCTCGCTCGTCACCATCCCGCTGGCCGGGCACCTGTCGGATCGCATCGGGCGCAAGCGGATGTATCTGATCGGCTCGGTCCTGACCGGGCTGTTCGGCTTCGCCTATTTCGGCCTGCTGAACACGGCGGCGCCGGCGCTGATCTTCATCGCCATCGTGCTGTCATTCGTGCCGCACGACCTGATGTATGGTCCGCAAGCGGCGCTGATCGCCGAATGCTTCACGCCGCGGCTGCGCTACAGCGGCAGTTCGATCGGCTACCAGCTCTCCTCGGTCATATCGGGCGGACCGGCACCGTTGATCGCCACCGCGCTGCTGGCGGCCACCGGCTCCGGCTACGTGATCGCGCTCTACATCCTGTTCTGCGCGGTGGTCAGCATTGTCGCGACCGCCATGATGCCCGACTACACCAACCAGGACATTTCCGAGGAGCACGACAGACCCTGA
- a CDS encoding DUF6665 family protein: MSLDFRFHRTPVDVLAYELAEEKASALGRMGRALEQALARLREFDAAHPRAEAPVSAQQTRRILVREAGHALWMFVVQREACGMRDSRAIMRTYSVPGEVQHCMGPLLGASTASP, from the coding sequence ATGTCCCTCGACTTTCGCTTCCATCGCACTCCCGTCGACGTTCTCGCTTACGAGCTCGCCGAGGAGAAGGCCTCCGCACTCGGACGGATGGGCCGCGCGCTGGAACAGGCTCTCGCCAGGCTGCGCGAGTTCGATGCTGCCCATCCGCGCGCTGAAGCACCCGTGTCCGCACAACAGACGCGGCGCATCCTGGTGCGAGAAGCCGGCCATGCGCTCTGGATGTTCGTGGTGCAGCGGGAAGCCTGCGGCATGCGCGACAGCCGCGCGATCATGCGCACCTACAGCGTGCCCGGCGAAGTGCAGCACTGCATGGGGCCGCTGCTCGGCGCATCGACCGCATCGCCATAA
- a CDS encoding cytochrome P460 family protein: MQKSSLINLVASVSMSVLATGVAISAQDKYSLQVPGGLAFSEFRGYEDWSVIAISENEGVIAVILGNPAMIGAYREGVPGNGKPFPDGARMAKIHWIPKKQEAYPGQPTVPGAQHDVDFMLKDSKRFADSGGWGYGAFEYDAASDVFRPATTADNPPQENDAKCGYACHTVVQNRDYVFTEYGKR, from the coding sequence ATGCAGAAGAGCTCGCTGATCAATCTCGTTGCTTCGGTGTCGATGTCCGTCCTCGCGACCGGTGTCGCGATTTCCGCGCAGGACAAATACAGCCTGCAAGTGCCTGGTGGGCTCGCGTTCTCCGAGTTCAGGGGATACGAGGACTGGTCGGTGATCGCGATCAGCGAGAACGAAGGCGTCATCGCCGTGATCCTGGGCAATCCCGCGATGATCGGCGCCTACCGCGAGGGCGTGCCCGGCAATGGCAAGCCGTTCCCGGACGGCGCCAGGATGGCGAAGATCCATTGGATCCCGAAAAAGCAGGAAGCGTATCCCGGTCAGCCGACGGTGCCGGGCGCCCAACACGACGTCGACTTCATGCTGAAGGACAGCAAGCGGTTCGCGGATAGCGGCGGATGGGGATACGGCGCGTTCGAGTACGACGCGGCGTCGGACGTGTTCAGGCCAGCCACCACGGCGGACAATCCGCCACAGGAGAACGACGCGAAGTGCGGCTATGCCTGCCACACCGTGGTGCAAAACCGCGATTACGTTTTCACCGAATACGGCAAGAGGTGA
- a CDS encoding AMP-binding protein, whose product MRFIDYLDKGASLGAAAPCLTMDGRDLSYGEVQRLSYRIARGLERSGIAPGEKVAILSGNDPLAFACVFGISRAAAVWCPINPRNEATENKFILDQFDCSLLLFHSSFAPMVEAVRQDLPKLRALVCLDTELPFAPSFDRWLGGLTDDVYRRDTIDDLAMIPGTGGTTGKPKGVMLSGRNIEAMTALTLMGYPFKGRPIYLALAPLTHAAGVLCFPIMTRGGRVVIMHHPDIGEYLALIERYRVTHTFLPPTVIYMLLDHPGLDAADLTSLQCFWYGAAPISATRLAEALKRIGPMAQLFGQTEAPMMISMMAPADHYNADGTIAMERLASAGRIGPLVQAGIMDSDGKLLPAGSRGEIVVRGSLVMEGYYKNPEATREASAHGWHHTGDIGYIDGDGYLYIVDRAKDMIITGGFNVYSIEVENALRAHEAVQDCAVIGLPDDKWGERIVAVVQPRAGQTVDATALAAFVKQQVGSIKTPKQIEVWDDLPRSKVGKVLKPDIRARLTGRSGS is encoded by the coding sequence ATGCGCTTCATCGATTATCTCGACAAGGGTGCCTCGCTCGGCGCCGCCGCGCCGTGCCTCACCATGGACGGGCGCGATCTCAGCTATGGTGAGGTGCAGCGGCTGAGCTACCGGATCGCGCGCGGGCTCGAGCGATCGGGCATCGCGCCCGGCGAGAAGGTCGCGATCCTGTCCGGCAACGATCCGCTCGCGTTCGCCTGTGTGTTCGGCATCTCGCGCGCGGCCGCCGTGTGGTGTCCGATCAACCCGCGCAACGAGGCGACGGAGAACAAGTTCATTCTCGACCAGTTCGATTGCAGCCTGCTGCTGTTTCATTCGAGCTTCGCGCCGATGGTCGAAGCCGTCAGGCAGGATCTGCCCAAGCTGCGCGCGCTGGTCTGCCTTGATACCGAGCTGCCGTTCGCGCCGTCGTTCGATCGCTGGCTCGGCGGGCTCACTGACGATGTCTATCGGCGCGACACGATCGACGATCTCGCGATGATCCCGGGCACCGGCGGTACCACCGGCAAGCCCAAGGGCGTGATGCTCTCGGGGCGCAACATCGAGGCGATGACCGCGCTGACCCTGATGGGCTACCCGTTCAAGGGCCGCCCGATCTATCTGGCGCTGGCGCCGCTGACGCATGCCGCCGGCGTGCTTTGTTTTCCGATCATGACGCGGGGCGGCCGCGTTGTGATCATGCACCACCCCGACATCGGCGAGTACCTCGCGCTGATCGAACGCTATCGCGTCACGCATACGTTCCTGCCGCCGACCGTGATCTACATGCTGCTCGATCATCCCGGGCTCGATGCAGCCGATCTCACCTCGCTGCAATGCTTCTGGTACGGCGCGGCACCGATCTCGGCGACGCGGCTCGCCGAGGCCCTGAAGCGGATCGGGCCGATGGCGCAGCTGTTCGGCCAGACCGAGGCGCCAATGATGATCTCGATGATGGCGCCCGCCGATCACTACAATGCAGACGGCACCATCGCGATGGAGCGCCTTGCTTCCGCCGGGCGGATCGGTCCGCTGGTGCAGGCCGGCATCATGGATAGCGACGGCAAGCTGTTGCCCGCAGGATCGCGCGGTGAGATCGTGGTGCGCGGTTCGCTTGTCATGGAAGGCTATTACAAGAACCCGGAGGCCACGCGTGAGGCCTCGGCACATGGTTGGCACCACACCGGCGATATCGGCTACATCGACGGCGACGGCTACCTCTACATCGTCGACCGCGCCAAGGACATGATCATCACCGGTGGCTTCAACGTCTACTCGATCGAGGTCGAGAACGCGTTGCGCGCCCACGAGGCGGTGCAGGATTGCGCTGTCATCGGGCTGCCCGACGACAAATGGGGCGAGCGCATCGTCGCGGTGGTGCAGCCGCGCGCCGGCCAAACCGTCGATGCGACGGCGCTGGCCGCGTTCGTCAAGCAGCAGGTCGGCAGCATCAAGACGCCGAAGCAGATCGAGGTCTGGGACGATCTGCCGCGTTCCAAGGTCGGCAAGGTGCTGAAGCCGGACATCCGCGCGCGCTTGACCGGGCGTTCAGGCAGCTAG